caatcgattgaattataactcaatcgattggattacagtttatcacaaaacaatcgattgaaaattgCAAGGCAACATGGTTTTCGCATAAATCAATTGATTGGTCATATGAGCCAATCGATTGAACGATGAATAAATAGTGGATTTttgtaattcaatcgattgtttatactctccaatcgattgaatgcttgaaaacaaCCTAAGATCTCACAATTCAATTGATTGGTTTTATTACTCAATCCATTGAATTCACCAAAACAATATGGATTtgccaaattcaatcgattggttgtgtATGTGAATTCCAATTCAATCATTGCCATGAGAATTCTAGGATAAGGTTTAgctattgttttttattttagaagcaACTCTTATCTAAtactttaaaaatagaaaaaaaatttactctTCTATATTTGTGATGCTTTTTTTCATAATCTTATTATACAAATGATCTACGAAGATTTGAAAAGTAATTTGTTTATAACTAATTCTGATTCTTGTTGCAGGAAGGGGGAGAATGAACATGATGGTCATTCAGCCTATGGAAGTAGAACTGTTAGGGAACCTAGAGTTGTAGTTCAAACTACAAGCGAAATCGATATTCTTGATGATGCCTACAGATGGAGGAAATATGGACAGAAAGTAGTTAAAGGAAATCCAAATGCAAGGTAATTAACTGATTGAAACAAAGCCCTTTTAATTAATAGTTCTTAGAAGTGtcataaatcttttaaaattgttaACAACATTAGTAACTGATattgttcaatttttttcttcctgCAGGAGTTATTACAAATGCACAGCCCCTGGTTGTTCAGTGAGGAAACATGTTGAGCGAGCCGCGACTAATATAAAATCAGTGATCACAACTTATGAAGGGAAACACAACCATGATGGCCTGCAGCACGTGGCAGCGCAGGTTACAACATGAACAGAAATTCTCTAAATAGAAACAATAGCAATGCACCGGCGCACCAATAAGGCCTGCGGCCGTGAATGGTTATTCTAGCGCGCCGAATTTCACGAATTCACTTTACAATCCTAGGCTTCCGGCCACCGGAACTCAAGAATCATCTTCCCTAGACATGCTGCAAGGCTCTGGACTTTTCGGCTACACGTCTCTTGGAAGATCAATGGGTTCATATGGAAACAATACGCAACTTTCGGATGGTGTATACATCAAGGCCAAGGATGAAAGGAAGGATGACTCATTCCTCGAGTCATTTCTTTCAAAGAACTAAGTTTGGAATACACCACTTTGCAGATGCTATCATGGACATGTTTTTGTATAGCATATAGGATCTTAGTTACTCATAGCAAAAGACAGAAACAGAGAAAGAAGCAAGAATGTTTACATGTATTAGATTAGAGACATAGTGATAGGAAAGTTTGACCAGAAGAAGGTTCTTTAATCAGTTTTGTTGGCTGATGaatacttttattcttttgttgtatttGTTTCACAGAAAGAAAGCGAAAAAGGTTTCTTTTATAAGATTCTAATAGTCGATTACTTTGTAAAATTTGTGCAGTGCTTGCAGTTTTTAGTATTCTATTTCTAATCTTAGCTTTCAAGTTTCAATATAGATTAGTTGAGATTGAAGAGTGGAACTTCGATTAATAATTTGTAGTGACATCATCATTGGGacttcaataaaatttcatTTCATAGTCCTCTTAGGCAACATTACACTGAAAAGAGACTAGTCAAAAACTCACTTGGTCAAAGTTGGAATGTTCAAACCACTAAGATCCAAATATAAAGTCaataatttcattttctatttgaggtataattaataattatattctgtaaagaaataaaatggaaaatCTAGAACTGCTTGTGCCATTACCTTTGGTTTTTGTTCTGCCAAATTGGTTATTAAGAATTAACACCATTAACATAGTCTCAAGAATAGAGCAAAATTCATTTATTTTGGTGTATAGGTAAAAAATCAGTAACTTTCCATATCTCACTGTAACATATGTGATTGGTATACACAATTAAATGAAAGTGTGAAACATTTTTATcgggtaaaaaaataaaaaaaaaatcaatgaaagTTTCATATATAAGGTTGAGTTGATGATAGTTTGAAGCCAGAGATGAGTGCTGACACTGCTAAACaaatgaatgcaaaaatggacATGCAAATGGCTGTACTTGAAGAATCAGTGAATATATTGTCTGAGTTTTCTCTCATTCTGTTTGTTAttggaattgctgaagatgCTGATGATAACAACAGATATGCCATGATCTGCAACCAAAAACAGTAACAACATTTGCCAATGGGTCAAGTTGCTAATTAACTATTCATTGTTCCTCAATGGCAGTTGGCAAATACATAAACATGAATATGATGATTGGAAGGTAAAACAGGGTTTTGAATGAAGAGTTGTGTAAAAGATTTGATTAATTCAAAATGAAGACTCTACCAACTTCCACAAGTGAAAGACTTGTATTAATATCAGACTCATTAATATTGTGGACTCATGAACGCTAGGACTCATTAACTTCTCTTGACTAATTAAAGTGAAAaacatattaatatttttacatcTATTTCATCTAATCCTTAGCTTATAAGTTCAAAGTCTACACTCTCCTCAATAAAATATTCATATGCCATTAATTTGATTTGACAATTAGATGAAAAGAATATAACAAACTTTTGCTGATGTGATTATCCTGCAGATTGTAGTCCTTAGAGAAACACTATAATATTATAGACTGCTTGAAGTAATGTAAACTTTCATTTTCATTACATCTGTAGAGGCAACTTCACAGAGAAGTTTTCAAAAGTTTCTACCCAAACCTCTTCAGCATTGCTTATAGTTATAGCTCAACAACACAAGAAAAATTTAAGTCTTTCTTAACTATTAAGGGacagaaaattaattaaatggaatgctaattaatttaaaaaaaataccaagaaataaaaagagaaagaaaatactAGTCTTTAAGAATGAAAATGAAACCATCTGATAATTCAAATCTAGTTAATGGCCCTGAATTTGATTCTCCATCCCTCACTGGCCACagattcaaattttgtatagaaaaaaaaaaacaaaaccccACAAAGTAATCAATGTTATGATGAAgatcaaagaaaaaagaattaattgCAAACAAACCTGGTCTCCTGCAAAGTCAATGATAGCAGCCATTCTGGGCTGAAGCAATTGTTTTCCTTTTACTTTGAGAAACAATATGCCTCCATTATAAAGACTTGACAAAATTGCAATAGCCAGCAAATATCTGAGCCATTGTTGAGTTCCAATAATCAATGTTGAGAATTAAGAGACATAATAAAAGCATTTTCATTAGATAATTTCCTAACAAGTGAACTTTCAGTTATAAACTGCAGTGGCAAATCCATATTGTTTTggtgaattcaatcgattgagtatTGGAGAGTATAAACAATCGATAAGCTTTGTTACGattcgttattgtttttgtttttgattttttttttaccaaagataggagactcgaacccgcaacctcttaattgagtatggggAGACTTATGCCATTTGAACCATTACTCATTggcattgtttttgtttttgattattaacaaatataatagatgatttttttttttaccaaagataggagactcgaacccgcaacctcttaattgagtatggggAGACTTATGCCATTTGAACCATTACTCATTggcattgtttttgtttttgattattaacaaatataatagatgattgataaaataataatttataaaataaaaaacagtttttataattaaataaaatatattggattaatttgtaattaaaattagttaaagaACTATATagcaattgttaaaaaaactttaaaaacatgttttgttatggtaccatttaatggtccaaacATTCTGGGACCATCAAATCCTTAGCCATGAGACATAGTTGTCATGCATTATTGCTGATTTGTTCTAAACTTTCCAACAATTTACTAGAGATATACTTAatgcaaattgaaaattttaggaacaaaattgaaacaaaataaaatttaaaaatatttttaaaatttttgtcaaaatttaggaaaaaaaattatattttatattttttccttaaaataattaactaaactTTTCTCCTATAATTTTCCTCTTTCTCGTTTATTCTGTCTTCAACCAATTAATAGGTTAGATAAGGTTGTAGTATTTGGTACTTTACTTACTATAAGTATCACATCTTGCCCATTCATTTCAACTCCATATCAACGTCACCAGATCTTAAAAGAACTTTGATTTGACAAGAATGATACGCTCACATTGCACCATGCTGTTAATTCTCTTAATTCCGAGAGATCAAAGGGAATTATAGGCAAcccaaattcaaaaaaatgcgTTGATGTATTCTAACGGCATCTGATACATCAGATGAACATCATCAAAAATTTTCTCGGAGATGCGCATACAGTGAAACAAATGGGACAGAAAAATGGATTATACCTTCTTGCTTTAAAACTTTGATAAGTACACAGAGTAAAAGATTCATATACTCGTATTTTCCCTCatgtaaaattataattttgctCATAGTCAATTTATCTAAAGCCGCTATCGATGTTTATTTTGCATTTGCAAATGAACAAAGAGCATATGCCCATATATGATAATGGAAAGACTGAAAATATAAAGGGCAAAACAAAAGGATAAACAAAGAGAAGATACAAGTACTTTGCCACTTGCTAGCCTATTTACCGCACAGGTTGCTGATTGTAGTGAGTCGCCTTATCTTTTCTCTTTGCCACGGCAAGCCTTGCACTCCTAGCAGCAGCATCCATCTCcttgattttttcttcttcacagATGCAACTTTCTTATGCCGCTCTTTCACGTCAGTTACAGGTGCATCCTCTGCCTTCCCCGTTCCAGCAGTTTCCGTAGTTGTCTTTCCATCAGCCACAGAATCAGGCAGGTCTTGCGATTCTTTCTGCTCCTTTGAAGAtttgtccttcttcttcttctttgcattTTTGCTTTCACTGGTGGCATTCTCCTTCTTTTCTAACTCACCATTGCGATCCTCAACCTTCTTCTCAGCACTTGAATTTTCCAGGACAGGTAAAAGATTCCAAGTAAGAAATTTCTATATAATCAGTCATCTTAGCAGGGCTTGCAAATGTATTGGCGAACGTTTGCATGAGCAAGTTCAAGCCTCAACTTAAtactttagatatttaaatagcaTTCTTGTAGCCAACATGGTtaaatcaataacaaattcCGAAAAGATAGATACCTCCTTGAAAGAACTAAGATAATTATaacatcttttttctttttttctttcacaaTATCAAAAACATCATATTACCATGGGAGTCAGCCTGGCTTCCGGGTTCTTTTTGCAATCCTAGCTCTGCTAAAACAGCTTCAAGCTCCTCAAgctcttttttcttcaattccttCTTTGAAAGTTGCTCTTCAGTTTCCTAGGTAGACAACGAAGGTTCATGAGGCTTCTTAACAACAGTTTCAGGTTCTACTGGCGCTTCTAAATCATTTTCATGTTCATCCTCAGCATCATCAAGGCCTTCTATCTCACTATCGCTTTCCTGCTATTAAATCATTCACATGTCTTGCAGTTAGTCAATGTGAAGCTCAATGTCTCAATGAAACAATAATAACCATCTTCTATGTTATTAATTTGCCGTTAAGgccaaaataaattaacaattaagTGCCCAGTTATGCAGCTTTCAGCTTCCACCACTCCAAATGGGACGTGAAGGGCAAGTCCATGAAGAATAAAGGTTACATTATATCATCTACGTTGAATATTATAGTTATGAGGGAAGACGCAATCATTTTAACTATGCAAGATTGAACACGTGGAAACTTGAGCTTGAAGAACCAAATTCCAAATCCAGAAATGAGAATAACAAATCGGCAAACGACAAATAGTCATCAAATGCATATTAATTAGATTCCAAATCATTAAACCGAATAAATGACAACTAGACAAGAACATAGATATTCAAATTAGCAAACCGACAAGCGCAACGTCGTCAAATCCAAGATACCAGATTACAGATCATTAGACCGTTAACACAAATCACATAAATGACAATTCAACAAGGATCATAAATACCTTCCCAGAGCTAGATATCCATTATCCAGAACAAGACCAGAATCCAGGATCCTCATTATCAAATAGAATATCCAACATTATATCTTTTAAGATATAAAAAGAAACACTCAGCTTTTTTTCCAATCATGCATGCAATACCATTCAACACAACTCTTTCTCCTCAAAGACACCATTATCAATCCATCCAATCCAACCTTCAAAACAGCATTGCCTAACACATCCAACTTACAGAACACAGACAACACAATCAAAACACCCCATTCCAGTTCGGTTCACCTCATTGCAAATAAATGTGAGAACATGAACAGCTCAACTAATCCACCTTTTCCAAGTCTAGTCGCTATCCATGCCACAGGACTAACGGattcaaaaataaaacacaataatacaacaacaacaacaacaacaacaacaaagccttgtcccactaagtggggctcggctacatgaatcaaacgacgccattgtgctctgtcatgtatcatgtctacagagagaccgtttacatgtagatctcgtttgaccacctcatagatggtcttcttaggtcttcctctgcctttcgccttttatccatcttccatctcatccaccctcctgactggatgttctattggtcttcttctcacatgtccaaaccacctgagatgcgatttaaccatcttttccacaatgggtgctactccaactctctcccttatatcttcattccttattttatccaatcgcgtatgaccactcatccatctcaatatcttcatctctgccacactcagcttatgttcgtgctcctctttagccgcccaacactccgtaccatacagcatagccggtcttatggCGGTgtgatagaatttacctttaagttttaaaggcacttttttgtcgcatataaaaccagatgcactccgccattttgaccaacctgcttggatcctatgatttacatcctgttcaatctctccattatcctgtatgatacatccaagatacttaaaacttttaacttttcttag
The genomic region above belongs to Arachis duranensis cultivar V14167 unplaced genomic scaffold, aradu.V14167.gnm2.J7QH unplaced_Scaffold_40512, whole genome shotgun sequence and contains:
- the LOC107472296 gene encoding CASP-like protein 4B4 codes for the protein MAAIIDFAGDQIMAYLLLSSASSAIPITNRMRENSDNIFTDSSSTAICMSIFAFICLAVSALISGFKLSSTQPYI
- the LOC107472292 gene encoding LOW QUALITY PROTEIN: probable WRKY transcription factor 33 (The sequence of the model RefSeq protein was modified relative to this genomic sequence to represent the inferred CDS: inserted 2 bases in 2 codons), yielding MIYEDLKSNLFITNSDSCCRKGENEHDGHSAYGSRTVREPRVVVQTTSEIDILDDAYRWRKYGQKVVKGNPNARSYYKCTAPGCSVRKHVERAATNIKSVITTYEGKHNHDXPAARGSAGYNMNRNSLNRNNSNAPAXPIRPAAVNGYSSAPNFTNSLYNPRLPATGTQESSSLDMLQGSGLFGYTSLGRSMGSYGNNTQLSDGVYIKAKDERKDDSFLESFLSKN